A window of the Streptococcus sp. 116-D4 genome harbors these coding sequences:
- a CDS encoding DUF1697 domain-containing protein, with protein sequence MEHIILLRGVTPNGKNAIPKMSYLVDVLTEAGFQQVRTYIQSGNIILESDLDLETIRERVHTLIKEKIGADLKMVIKNKNDFAKIVQENPFGKHYLFDRIHVILFQNDIQSLPLEKLDSDYGEEEICIGNHCLYLYLPRTAKRKKLNTNYLEKLFGVDLTMRKLNVVEKLLSK encoded by the coding sequence TTGGAACATATTATCTTGTTAAGGGGAGTTACTCCTAATGGAAAAAATGCTATCCCTAAAATGTCTTATCTAGTAGACGTTTTAACAGAAGCTGGTTTTCAACAAGTTCGGACCTATATTCAAAGTGGGAATATCATTCTTGAAAGTGACTTAGATTTAGAAACAATACGAGAACGTGTTCATACTCTAATAAAGGAAAAAATTGGTGCTGATTTAAAAATGGTAATCAAGAACAAAAATGATTTTGCAAAAATTGTCCAAGAAAACCCATTTGGAAAACACTATCTTTTTGACCGAATACATGTGATCCTTTTTCAAAATGATATCCAAAGTCTACCATTAGAAAAATTGGATAGTGACTATGGTGAAGAAGAAATTTGTATCGGCAACCATTGTCTTTACCTCTATCTCCCTAGAACTGCAAAACGAAAAAAACTTAATACCAACTATCTTGAAAAGCTGTTCGGCGTTGATCTGACCATGCGAAAATTAAATGTAGTAGAAAAATTATTAAGCAAGTAG